In a genomic window of Porphyromonadaceae bacterium W3.11:
- a CDS encoding anaerobic C4-dicarboxylate transporter has product MLLQLLFVLLAIIIGARLGGIGLGVMGGAGLAILTFGFGLMPTSPPIDVMLMIAAVISAVASMQAAGGLDYMVGVAERFLRKHPAQITIFAPFVCYIFTFLAGTGHVAYSLLPVIAEVAKETKVRPERPLGISVIASQQAITASPISAATVALLSLLAGFNITLFDILKISIPATLIGVLVGALSSMKVGKELVDDPEYQRRLKEGLVSESSLPKDGEAVTFGWKPKFSVIVFLLATVLIVLFGSISSLKPTFNIDGETIAMGMPAIIEILMLTAAALILLVTKTDGIKAARGNVFVAGMQAVIAIFGIAWMGDTFIQGNLDVFITTLQEMVQSMPWLFGVALFVMSILLFSQAATVRAIMPLGIALGLSPMYLIALFPAVNGYFFIPNYPTVVAAINFDSTGTTRIGKYVLNHSFMIPGIVATMTAIVMGMLMIQIF; this is encoded by the coding sequence ATGTTATTACAACTTTTATTTGTTCTTCTAGCAATTATCATTGGAGCTCGCCTTGGTGGTATTGGACTCGGTGTCATGGGAGGAGCGGGATTAGCGATCCTCACTTTTGGTTTCGGGTTGATGCCTACCTCTCCTCCTATCGATGTGATGCTCATGATTGCTGCCGTTATCTCAGCTGTAGCCTCTATGCAAGCTGCAGGCGGTCTTGATTACATGGTGGGAGTAGCGGAGCGTTTTCTACGTAAGCATCCTGCACAGATCACTATTTTTGCACCTTTTGTGTGCTATATCTTTACTTTCCTTGCAGGAACTGGGCACGTTGCTTATTCACTCCTGCCCGTGATTGCAGAGGTTGCTAAGGAGACAAAGGTAAGACCTGAACGCCCGTTAGGGATATCAGTGATTGCTTCACAACAGGCTATTACAGCAAGCCCTATTTCAGCTGCAACAGTAGCATTATTAAGTCTCCTAGCTGGCTTTAACATCACACTCTTTGACATCCTTAAAATCAGTATCCCTGCCACACTTATCGGAGTGCTTGTAGGAGCTCTATCTAGCATGAAGGTTGGTAAGGAGCTTGTTGATGATCCAGAGTATCAAAGACGCTTAAAAGAAGGCTTGGTTTCTGAGTCTAGCCTACCTAAGGATGGCGAAGCTGTTACATTTGGCTGGAAGCCCAAGTTTAGTGTCATTGTATTCCTTCTCGCTACAGTGCTGATCGTACTATTTGGCTCCATTTCATCACTTAAGCCGACTTTCAATATCGATGGCGAGACTATAGCTATGGGTATGCCAGCCATCATTGAGATCTTAATGCTCACAGCAGCAGCTCTCATTCTACTAGTCACAAAGACTGACGGTATTAAGGCCGCAAGAGGAAATGTCTTTGTGGCTGGCATGCAAGCTGTTATTGCTATATTTGGTATCGCCTGGATGGGGGACACCTTTATCCAAGGCAATCTAGATGTATTTATCACTACATTACAGGAAATGGTACAGAGTATGCCGTGGTTATTTGGGGTAGCTCTATTTGTGATGTCGATCTTACTATTTAGCCAAGCTGCCACTGTTAGAGCGATTATGCCTCTTGGTATAGCTTTAGGCCTCAGTCCTATGTACTTAATAGCTCTTTTCCCAGCAGTGAATGGCTATTTCTTTATTCCCAATTATCCTACCGTTGTTGCAGCTATCAACTTTGACAGTACAGGGACGACAAGGATAGGAAAATACGTTCTAAATCACTCCTTCATGATTCCTGGTATCGTCGCTACGATGACAGCTATTGTCATGGGGATGCTAATGATACAGATATTCTAG
- a CDS encoding SDR family oxidoreductase, which yields MSYGLLKGKRGIIFGALNEQSIAWKVAEKCVEEGATIALTNTPVAIRMGTLNELAKKTGAAVIPADATSVDDLKVVFEESMKALGGKIDFVLHSIGMSPNVRKGIPYDDTNYSNMTKTLDISAISFHKMLSVAKKLDAIAEGGSVVALTYIAAQRSFVGYNDMADAKSLLESITRNFGLIYGKEKGVRINTVSQSPTVTTAGSGVDGMMMLRHFAEKVAPLGNADANDCADYCVTLFSDLTRKVTMQNLFNDGGFSTTGMSATALEQYVKGGVDDID from the coding sequence ATGTCATACGGTTTATTGAAAGGAAAAAGGGGGATTATTTTTGGAGCTCTTAATGAGCAGTCTATCGCTTGGAAGGTAGCTGAAAAGTGTGTAGAAGAGGGTGCAACTATAGCCCTGACTAATACTCCTGTAGCCATCAGGATGGGGACTCTGAATGAGTTAGCGAAGAAGACTGGTGCAGCTGTTATACCTGCTGATGCTACTTCAGTTGATGACCTAAAGGTGGTTTTTGAAGAGAGTATGAAAGCCCTTGGAGGAAAGATTGACTTTGTGCTTCACTCAATTGGAATGAGTCCTAATGTACGTAAGGGAATACCTTATGATGACACTAATTATTCCAATATGACCAAGACGCTGGACATCTCTGCTATTTCTTTTCATAAAATGTTATCAGTTGCCAAGAAGTTAGATGCTATTGCTGAGGGAGGATCTGTAGTGGCTCTAACCTATATTGCTGCTCAGCGTAGCTTTGTTGGCTACAATGATATGGCAGATGCTAAGTCTCTATTAGAGTCCATTACACGTAACTTTGGTTTGATTTATGGTAAAGAGAAAGGCGTGCGAATCAATACTGTTTCTCAGTCGCCTACAGTGACAACTGCTGGTAGTGGCGTAGATGGTATGATGATGTTACGTCACTTTGCTGAGAAAGTAGCACCTCTAGGAAATGCAGATGCTAATGATTGTGCTGATTACTGTGTTACTCTCTTTAGCGATCTTACTCGTAAGGTCACAATGCAAAATCTCTTTAATGATGGTGGATTTTCTACTACTGGAATGAGTGCTACAGCTCTAGAGCAATACGTTAAGGGTGGTGTAGATGATATTGATTAA